A window of the Brassica oleracea var. oleracea cultivar TO1000 chromosome C1, BOL, whole genome shotgun sequence genome harbors these coding sequences:
- the LOC106332748 gene encoding uncharacterized protein LOC106332748 yields MRGEHGIEVSKSLAWDAREYAINTMTGIPETGYAKIPKYLHMMKEANHGSHTSYETDKDGIIRFHFISFGQCVRGFYRAIRKVIVLDGTFLKSKIKGVLLVATALDGNSSLYPLAFRVVDSENDRSWDWFMRQLKVVIADDQSLAFVSDRNTSLAKAIANVYPQSHHEICIHNLLNNVVTYYHGKGLVGLVANASKAYRVVDFQKIFTNIFSISHEIGKYLIEADVRKWARCQFPGFRYDIRSNNPAESMNFALRSSREFTVIPLLDIIREMITRWHAVKAGFSVGRPVHSLTDEKYTTSSWISVYEERINLISVPEDAWIVLEHVEKAKFLSPESRRAAGRRKKRRYETVKVKICSQGSKGSTRRKCSSCGIEGHNRSTCDRAI; encoded by the exons ATGCGTGGTGAGCATGGGATCGAGGTGTCCAAGTCTTTAGCGTGGGATGCGCGTGAGTATGCTATCAACACAATGACAGGTATTCCAGAAACAGGTTATGCGAAGATTCCCAAATACTTGCACATGATGAAGGAAGCTAATCATGGGTCACATACATCTTACGAAACTGACAAGGATGGGATAATCAGATTCCATTTCATCTCGTTTGGGCAGTGTGTCCGAGGTTTTTACAGAGCCATTCGAAAAGTTATTGTTCTAGATGGGACGTTTTTGAAGAGCAAAATCAAAGGTGTTTTACTGGTTGCTACTGCTTTGGATGGAAACTCAAGTTTATATCCACTTGCATTTAGAGTTGTCGACTCAGAGAATGACCGCTCGTGGGACTGGTTTATGAGACAACTTAAAGTGGTTATTGCTGATGACCAGAGTTTAGCTTTTGTGTCTGATAGGAATACCTCACTTGCTAAAGCTATTGCAAACGTGTACCCTCAATCTCATCATGAAATTTGCATTCACAACTTACTGAATAATGTTGTAACTTATTACCATGGGAAAGGTTTGGTTGGTTTGGTTGCAAATGCTTCTAAAGCTTATCGGGTTGTTGATTTTCAGAAGATCTTTACAAATATTTTCTCGATTAGTCATGAGATAGGGAAATACCTAATAGAAGCTGATGTGAGAAAGTGGGCTCGCTGTCAATTTCCTGGTTTTAGGTATGATATTAGGAGCAATAATCCTGCTGAATCGATGAATTTTGCATTGCGTTCGTCAAGGGAGTTTACGGTCATTCCTCTACTGGACATCATAAGGGAAATGATAACTCGATG GCATGCCGTAAAAGCCGGTTTCAGTGTAGGCAGACCAGTTCACAGTCTGACTGACGAGAAGTACACAACTTCTTCTTGGATCTCAGTTTACGAGGAAAGAATAAATCTGATAAGTGTCCCTGAAGATGCATGGATTGTGCTAGAACATGTGGAGAAGGCAAAATTTCTTTCTCCAGAGAGTAGAAGAGCAGCAGGAAGGAGGAAGAAAAGAAGATACGAGACAGTTAAAGTCAAGATTTGTTCACAAGGAAGTAAAGGTTCCACAAGACGCAAATGCAGTAGCTGTGGGATTGAAGGGCACAATAGGTCAACTTGTGATAGAGCAATATAG
- the LOC106300754 gene encoding polycomb group protein VERNALIZATION 2-like, with the protein MSQEDSQAKSSHDGEKHWMYLKPVRLYDMLLCHSPSKPRFLRRNLNYKNQEKGETRSASAGMVVFNFKDFDNTVQKTQVTKNCSCPFCYMLCANFKGLQLHLNSFHELLEFEFMTSEENQTVNVSVRLDAFKTKDQRNIREKFGDLSFCSKPFKRTQVGGRNIPKRLNVTILPMDPPFLADDTETGTSLLNNGNPVAMMNVPDIGQSSGSGARESEGPAAKTENFSSSISLLQTRQFYHSRTLQMIDDLEDVSPTEKDFMHLWNSFVRYQRVITDGQVPWACEAFSKFHKKEFIESKPLHSCWRMFMIKLWDYGLVDAVTINKCNLIIEDSEDDHSVNTNNNNSVDYGIDLNRNDTMDVDHNGVDLGIGLGRNTAMDVNNNNVDRGIDLNLTMNVNPSNVDRGIDLNRNDVMDADEDVNDSSYLSLSLSL; encoded by the exons ATGAGTCAGGAAGACAGCCAAGCTAAATCATCACATGATGGCGAGAAACACTGGATGTATTTGAAGCCTGTTCGTCTATACGACATGCTTCTATGTCACTCTCCAAGCAAA CCACGGTTTCTTCGGAGAAACTTGAACTACAAAAATCAAGAAAAGGGCGAGACAAG GTCCGCATCTGCTGGGATGGTAGTTTTCAACTTTAAGGACTTTGATAACACAGTGCAGAAAACTCAAG TTACGAAGAATTGCTCTTGTCCCTTTTGCTATATGCTATGTGCTAACTTCAAG GGGCTGCAACTTCATTTGAATTCATTTCATGAATTACTTGAATTTGAGTTCATG ACTTCTGAAGAAAACCAGACAGTTAATGTCTCTGTAAGACTTGATGCTTTCAAAACCAAG GACCAACGAAACATTCGAGAAAAATTTGGGGATCTCTCCTTTTG CTCAAAACCTTTCAAGCGTACACAAGTAGGTGGTAGAAATATCCCCAAGCGGCTTAATGTAACCATTTTACCAATGGATCCTCCCTTTTTAGCCGATGACACAGAAACTGGAACCTCCCTGCTGAACAATG GAAATCCTGTGGCAATGATGAATGTACCAGACATAGGTCAATCTTCTGGCTCTGGTGCTAGAGAATCTGAGGGCCCTGCTGCTAAGACTGAGAATTTTTCTTCCAGCATCTCACTTCTCCAGACACGCCAGTTCTATCATTCTCGCACACTTCAG ATGATTGATGATTTGGAGGATGTGAGCCCGACTGAAAAAGATTTCATGCATCTTTGGAACTCATTTGTAAGATATCAAAG GGTGATCACTGATGGTCAGGTTCCTTGGGCATGTGAAGCGTTTTCAAAGTTTCACAAGAAAGAGTTTATCGAATCCAAACCACTCCACTC ATGCTGGAGAATGTTTATGATCAAACTGTGGGATTATGGGCTTGTAGACGCTGTCACCATCAATAAGTGCAATCTCATAATTGAGGATAGCGAAGATGATCATTCAGTCAACACCAACAACAATAACAGTGTAGATTATGGTATTGACCTCAACAGAAATGATACGATGGATGTTGACCATAACGGAGTGGATCTTGGCATTGGCCTAGGGAGGAACACTGCGATGGATGTTAACAATAACAATGTGGATCGTGGCATTGACCTGAACCTTACGATGAATGTTAACCCTAGCAATGTGGATCGTGGCATTGACCTAAATAGAAACGATGTGATGGATGCTGACGAGGATGTCAATGACAGTTCATATCTCTCTCTCTCTTTATCTCTCTAA